Proteins encoded within one genomic window of Dryobates pubescens isolate bDryPub1 chromosome 38, bDryPub1.pri, whole genome shotgun sequence:
- the LOC104306942 gene encoding natterin-4, whose translation MPPAPPPPSYLRWVPFEGQLPPDAVSSWNQEAQRLEFVCSTRVLHCNTGAYVPQRGPLCFYPYWGGERSTRDFQILVNVGGFEALEWVEDSFGGVPEGAVEGCPSVDIFVGRSKYGLGKVSREHRALFVVDPQEGEELWFAWYQVLVVKKGPAEITLGEVLYDLGRAVEEPPEEVTLGRTILRNQACHKAPQAVTMREDTEVEQDWQLDQRIFATLRGVLEVSPLTFNGTSWEVAPGAASSLPWAGGASSSLYVTHSLVLEQELEALTACQVAMEGRRREVRVPFGATLRRDFGRGRLHRLAVTGWARGRAVGEVRAGLKECWPIPAEPPCQG comes from the coding sequence atgccaccagcaccaccacctccctcctaCCTCCGGTGGGTGCCCTTCGAGGGGCAGCTGCCCCCCGACGCTGTCTCCAGCTGGAACCaggaggctcagaggctggAGTTCGTTTGCTCCACCAGGGTCCTGCACTGCAACACCGGAGCCTACGTCCCCCAGAGAGGTCCTCTCTGCTTCTACCCttactggggaggggagaggtccACCAGGGACTTCCAGATCTTGGTCAATGTCGGCGGCTTCGAGGCCCTGGAGTGGGTGGAGGACTCCTTCGGGGGGGTGCCGGAGGGGGCGGTCGAAGGCTGCCCCTCCGTGGACATCTTTGTGGGGAGGAGCAAGTATGGCCTGGGCAAGGTCTCCAGGGAGCACAGAGCCCTCTTCGTGGTGGACCcccaagagggagaggagcttTGGTTCGCCTGGTACCAGGTCCTGGTGGTCAAGAAGGGCCCTGCGGAGATCACCCTCGGAGAGGTCCTCTACGACCTGGGGAGGGCGGTGGAGGAGCCCCCCGAGGAGGTCACCCTGGGCAGGACCATCCTGAGGAACCAGGCTTGCCACAAGGCCCCCCAGGCGGTCACCATGAGGGAGGACACCGAGGTGGAGCAGGACTGGCAGCTGGACCAAAGGATCTTCGCCACCCTCCGGGGGGTCCTGGAGGTCTCTCCCCTGACCTTCAATGGCACCTCCTGGGAGGTCGCCCCCGGGGCcgcctccagcctgccctgggcggggggagccagcagcagcctctacGTCACTCACagcctggtgctggagcaggagctggaggcccTCACGGCCTGCCAGGTGGCCATGGAGGGCCGGCGCCGGGAGGTGCGCGTCCCCTTCGGCGCCACCCTGCGCAGGGACTTCGGCCGCGGCCGCCTCCACCGGCTGGCCGTCACCGGCTGGGCGCGCGGCAGGGCCGTGGGGGAGGTCCGGGCCGGGCTCAAGGAGTGTTGGCCAATCCCTGCTGAGCCGCCCTGCCAGGGCTAG